One genomic window of Sphingomonas ginsengisoli An et al. 2013 includes the following:
- the queF gene encoding preQ(1) synthase → MSEPRFLGQSTPLPGSPEEAQLDYVPNPRAGSLYLVRFAAPEFTSLCPVTGQPDFAHLVIDYAPGETIVESKSLKLFLGSFRNHCGFHEDITVGIGQRLTEEMKPRWLRIGGYWYPRGGIPIDVFWQTAAPPEGLWVPDQGVASYRGRG, encoded by the coding sequence ATGAGCGAGCCGCGCTTCCTCGGCCAGTCGACGCCGCTTCCTGGCTCGCCCGAAGAGGCGCAGCTCGACTACGTCCCCAATCCGCGGGCCGGATCGCTCTACCTCGTCCGTTTCGCCGCGCCCGAATTCACCTCGCTCTGCCCGGTCACCGGCCAGCCCGACTTCGCGCATCTGGTGATCGACTATGCCCCGGGTGAAACGATCGTCGAATCGAAGAGCCTCAAGCTGTTCCTCGGCTCGTTCCGCAATCATTGCGGCTTCCACGAGGACATCACGGTCGGGATCGGCCAGCGCCTCACCGAAGAGATGAAACCCCGCTGGCTGCGGATCGGCGGCTACTGGTATCCGCGTGGCGGCATTCCGATCGACGTTTTCTGGCAGACCGCCGCCCCGCCCGAGGGGCTGTGGGTGCCCGATCAGGGGGTGGCAAGCTACCGCGGGAGAGGATGA
- a CDS encoding winged helix-turn-helix domain-containing protein: MADDNLSGRLVEIEAMLDRSRRRFEEGAKLVEEAHKTIAELQQQLLGAPNTVQDDSDEMASRLLSTIKATGGEMPATLCGGRLAVDQVQRLIRIDGHPIAITEMEYRVLELLAFARNNVVTRTMLLKHLYRRADDQPQPKIIDVFISKLRKKLRMASGGAEFIETIPQRGWILRDIQAADAA, translated from the coding sequence ATGGCCGACGACAATCTTTCGGGCCGACTGGTCGAGATCGAAGCGATGCTTGACCGTTCGCGCCGGCGCTTCGAGGAAGGCGCCAAGCTGGTCGAAGAAGCGCACAAGACGATCGCCGAGCTGCAGCAGCAGTTGCTCGGCGCGCCCAATACGGTGCAGGACGACAGCGACGAGATGGCCTCGCGGCTCTTGTCGACGATCAAGGCGACCGGTGGGGAAATGCCGGCCACCTTGTGCGGCGGCCGCCTGGCGGTCGACCAGGTCCAGCGGCTGATCCGCATCGACGGCCACCCGATCGCCATCACCGAGATGGAATATCGCGTGCTCGAATTGCTCGCCTTCGCGCGCAACAATGTCGTCACCCGGACGATGCTGCTGAAGCATCTCTACCGCCGCGCCGACGACCAGCCGCAGCCCAAGATCATCGACGTCTTCATCTCCAAGCTGCGCAAGAAATTGCGGATGGCGTCGGGCGGGGCAGAGTTCATCGAGACGATTCCTCAGCGCGGCTGGATCCTGCGCGACATCCAGGCCGCCGACGCGGCCTGA
- a CDS encoding DUF3035 domain-containing protein, producing MRKSTLALGLAAGAVLLSGCSSFGGGKTKRLDEFAVARNAPLVIPPDYTLTPPAPGTASLSASDAQQQAIQALFGGAAPRSASETSLLDKAGGDRVALGIRSNVGDNDTQVVDKGETTRTLLAAPAADSQVAIASVP from the coding sequence ATGCGTAAGTCGACTCTCGCTTTGGGCCTCGCCGCCGGTGCGGTCCTGCTGTCCGGCTGCTCGAGCTTCGGTGGCGGCAAGACCAAGCGCCTCGACGAGTTCGCGGTGGCGCGCAACGCGCCGCTGGTGATTCCGCCCGACTATACGCTGACCCCGCCGGCGCCGGGCACCGCTTCGCTGAGCGCGTCGGACGCGCAGCAGCAGGCGATCCAGGCGCTGTTCGGCGGCGCCGCCCCGCGCTCGGCGAGCGAGACCAGCCTGCTCGACAAGGCTGGCGGCGACCGCGTCGCGCTTGGCATTCGCAGCAATGTCGGCGACAACGACACCCAGGTGGTCGACAAGGGCGAGACCACGCGTACCCTCCTGGCCGCACCCGCCGCGGACAGCCAGGTGGCCATCGCCTCGGTTCCGTAA
- the ileS gene encoding isoleucine--tRNA ligase has protein sequence MADEPTTDVSATRDWRDTVFLPKTAFPMKAGLPQKEPQILSRWQAEHLYARVRESRAGREKFILHDGPPYANGDMHIGHALNHILKDMVVRTQTLLGKDAPYVPGWDCHGLPIEWKVEEQYRKQKRNKDEVPPAEFRAECRAYAQQWVDRQREQLKRLGIGGNWDKPYLTMDPEAEATIVSELLKFAANGQLYRGAKPVMWSPVEKTALAEAEIEYEDVTSTQIDVAFEIVESPIPELVGAHAVIWTTTPWTIPVNQAIAYGEEVEYQLVTEPGGRKLLIATELEDSVFMRLSDVHDEYRWGGTWRGKGSDLAGTIARHPMHHLGGFFATPRPLIPGHHVTTDAGTGLVHMAPDHGEEDFEVCKAHGIGPVFAVEGDGKYRADWLWLGGQGSVINTKFNAPDGPICSDLKEAGALLSASDFRHSYPHSWRSKARVIYRCTPQWFVPMDNPLEHLPALTRSEQRWEGEGGNTAIDDQPAAGSPTLRELALQAIADTRFYPEKGRNRIGAMVADRPDWVLSRQRAWGVPITLFVDRKSGQYLVDPEVNARIVAAVREGGVDAWTAEGAVEHFLGADRNPDDFEQVPDILDVWFDSGCTHVFTLESGRWPELRWPADLYLEGSDQHRGWFQSSLLESCGTRGRAPYEAVLTHGFTMDPKGMKMSKSLGNTVDPIKVMETNGADIIRLWALSVDFTEDHRIGDEILRGVADQYRKLRNTFRYLLGALDGFGEEDRVADVAAMPELERYMLALLSKLDAELKRAVVDYDFNAYTRALGDFCNNDLSAFFFDIRKDSLYCDGADDTKRRAYRTVLDTLFHALVRYAAPVLVFTAEEVWGTRFPDGDSVHLLEWPEIGDWADRRLTEIWTGYRALREQVTAEIEPMRREKEVGSSLEVRVALGFPDDADRPMLSAAELAELFIVSEVVLDTGHVVSGPAVAVQRVTYDKCNRCWRLLPEVEANAGLCDRCKEVVA, from the coding sequence CCACATCCTGAAAGACATGGTGGTGCGCACCCAGACTCTGCTCGGCAAGGACGCGCCCTATGTGCCCGGCTGGGACTGCCACGGCCTCCCGATCGAGTGGAAGGTCGAGGAGCAGTATCGCAAGCAGAAGCGCAACAAGGACGAGGTGCCCCCGGCCGAGTTCCGCGCCGAGTGCCGTGCCTATGCCCAGCAGTGGGTCGACCGCCAGCGCGAGCAGCTCAAGCGGCTCGGCATCGGCGGCAATTGGGACAAGCCCTACCTCACGATGGACCCCGAGGCGGAGGCGACCATCGTCTCCGAGCTCCTGAAATTCGCCGCCAACGGCCAGCTCTATCGCGGGGCCAAGCCGGTGATGTGGAGCCCGGTCGAGAAGACCGCGCTGGCCGAGGCCGAGATCGAATATGAGGACGTCACCTCGACCCAGATCGACGTGGCGTTCGAGATCGTCGAGAGCCCGATCCCCGAGCTGGTCGGTGCCCATGCGGTGATCTGGACGACCACCCCGTGGACGATCCCGGTCAATCAGGCGATCGCATATGGGGAAGAGGTCGAGTACCAATTGGTCACTGAGCCAGGTGGTCGTAAGCTTCTAATAGCTACGGAGCTTGAGGACAGTGTCTTCATGCGGCTGTCCGACGTTCACGACGAATATCGATGGGGCGGCACTTGGCGAGGTAAAGGCTCCGACCTCGCCGGCACCATCGCTCGCCATCCGATGCATCACCTCGGCGGCTTCTTCGCGACGCCGCGACCGCTGATCCCTGGCCACCACGTCACCACCGACGCCGGCACCGGGCTCGTCCACATGGCGCCCGACCATGGCGAGGAGGATTTCGAGGTCTGCAAGGCGCACGGCATCGGCCCCGTTTTCGCGGTCGAGGGCGACGGCAAGTATCGCGCCGACTGGCTGTGGCTGGGCGGGCAGGGGAGCGTCATCAATACGAAGTTCAACGCCCCCGACGGCCCGATCTGCTCGGACCTCAAGGAAGCCGGCGCGCTGCTCAGCGCGAGCGATTTCCGCCACAGCTATCCGCACTCTTGGCGCTCGAAGGCGCGGGTCATCTATCGCTGCACGCCGCAATGGTTCGTGCCGATGGACAATCCGCTCGAGCATCTGCCCGCGCTCACCCGCTCCGAGCAGCGCTGGGAAGGCGAAGGCGGCAATACGGCGATCGACGACCAGCCCGCGGCCGGCTCGCCGACGCTGCGCGAGCTGGCGCTGCAGGCGATTGCTGACACCCGCTTCTATCCCGAGAAGGGCCGCAACCGGATTGGCGCGATGGTCGCCGACCGTCCCGACTGGGTGCTCTCGCGCCAGCGCGCCTGGGGCGTGCCGATCACCCTGTTCGTCGACCGCAAGTCGGGTCAGTATCTGGTCGACCCTGAGGTCAACGCCCGGATCGTCGCTGCGGTCCGCGAAGGCGGGGTCGATGCCTGGACCGCCGAGGGCGCCGTCGAGCATTTCCTCGGCGCCGACCGCAACCCCGACGACTTCGAGCAGGTTCCCGACATCCTCGACGTCTGGTTCGACAGCGGCTGCACCCATGTCTTCACGCTCGAGAGCGGGCGCTGGCCCGAGCTGCGCTGGCCCGCCGACCTCTATCTCGAAGGATCGGACCAGCATCGCGGCTGGTTCCAGTCTTCCCTGCTCGAAAGCTGCGGCACCCGCGGCCGCGCGCCGTACGAAGCGGTGCTGACCCACGGCTTCACCATGGACCCCAAGGGCATGAAAATGTCCAAGAGCCTGGGGAATACGGTCGATCCCATCAAAGTGATGGAGACCAACGGGGCGGACATCATCCGGCTGTGGGCGCTGAGCGTCGACTTCACCGAAGACCATCGCATCGGCGACGAGATCCTGCGCGGGGTCGCCGATCAGTATCGCAAGCTCCGCAACACCTTCCGCTACCTGCTCGGCGCGCTCGACGGATTTGGCGAGGAGGATCGCGTCGCCGACGTCGCGGCGATGCCCGAGCTCGAGCGCTACATGCTCGCGCTGTTGAGCAAGCTCGACGCCGAGTTGAAGCGCGCGGTCGTCGACTATGACTTCAACGCCTACACCCGCGCGCTGGGCGACTTCTGCAACAACGACCTGTCGGCCTTCTTCTTCGACATCCGCAAGGACAGCCTCTACTGCGATGGCGCGGACGATACGAAGCGGCGGGCGTATCGCACCGTCCTCGACACGCTGTTCCACGCGCTGGTCCGCTACGCCGCGCCGGTGCTGGTCTTCACCGCCGAGGAAGTTTGGGGGACGCGCTTCCCTGATGGCGACAGCGTTCACCTGCTCGAATGGCCCGAGATCGGCGATTGGGCCGACCGCCGCCTGACCGAGATCTGGACCGGCTATCGCGCCCTGCGTGAGCAGGTCACCGCCGAGATCGAGCCGATGCGCCGCGAGAAGGAAGTCGGCTCGAGCCTCGAAGTTCGGGTCGCGCTGGGTTTCCCCGACGACGCCGACCGGCCGATGTTGTCGGCGGCAGAGCTGGCCGAGCTGTTCATCGTGTCGGAAGTCGTCCTCGACACCGGCCATGTAGTGAGCGGTCCGGCCGTGGCGGTGCAGCGGGTGACCTATGACAAGTGCAACCGCTGCTGGCGGCTGTTGCCCGAGGTCGAAGCCAATGCGGGCCTGTGCGACCGCTGCAAGGAGGTGGTCGCGTGA
- the sseA gene encoding 3-mercaptopyruvate sulfurtransferase: MQNLVSTEWLAGELGAPDLVVLDASWHMPAANRAPREEYEARHIPGARFFDIDANSDHDAGFPHMLPSAELFGAAMTDLGVNGDDRIVIYDDSDLRTSARAWFMLRHFGATQVAILDGGLAKWVAEGRPLESGHPVRREARFDAVAGQDHVVHKDELLRGLGLPVVDARGAKRFTGEEADPRPGVAPGHMPGAHNLPYAGMYRADGTFRPVAELREAFASAQVDPTQPFVASCGSGVTANSLIFAAHLLGNDEVRLYDGSWSEWGSDPATPKVTGPAD, encoded by the coding sequence ATGCAGAACCTCGTTTCCACCGAATGGCTGGCGGGCGAACTCGGCGCGCCCGACCTCGTCGTCCTCGACGCCAGCTGGCACATGCCCGCCGCCAACCGCGCCCCGCGTGAGGAATATGAGGCGCGACACATCCCGGGCGCCCGCTTCTTCGACATCGATGCCAACAGCGACCATGACGCGGGCTTTCCGCACATGCTGCCCTCGGCCGAGCTGTTCGGCGCGGCGATGACCGACCTGGGCGTCAACGGCGACGACCGCATCGTGATCTACGACGACAGCGACCTCAGGACCTCGGCGCGGGCCTGGTTCATGCTCCGCCACTTCGGCGCGACGCAGGTGGCGATCCTCGACGGCGGGCTGGCCAAATGGGTCGCCGAAGGCCGCCCGCTCGAGAGCGGGCATCCGGTTCGCCGCGAGGCGCGGTTCGACGCCGTCGCGGGCCAGGATCACGTCGTCCACAAGGACGAACTGCTGCGAGGGCTTGGCCTGCCGGTCGTGGACGCGCGCGGCGCCAAGCGCTTCACCGGCGAGGAAGCCGACCCGCGACCGGGCGTCGCCCCGGGTCACATGCCGGGCGCGCACAATCTGCCTTATGCGGGGATGTATAGGGCCGACGGCACCTTCCGTCCGGTCGCGGAACTGCGTGAAGCTTTCGCCTCAGCCCAGGTCGATCCGACGCAGCCGTTCGTCGCGAGTTGTGGGTCGGGAGTCACCGCCAACAGCCTCATTTTCGCCGCGCACCTGCTCGGCAACGACGAAGTCCGCCTCTACGACGGCAGCTGGAGCGAGTGGGGGAGCGACCCGGCGACCCCGAAGGTCACCGGCCCGGCCGACTAG
- the lspA gene encoding signal peptidase II: MSELVTRTRPTFGLLTAALIFLADQLSKWLVAGPLALREEGDRLLLLPFFDLLRVHNHGISLGLLTASSNASRWLLVLFTAGIAVLVAVWLFREPKRGDQLALGMVLGGALGNIIDRSRYGYVLDFADFHLRGVPQALCPSFDNGVCRPFLVFNVADAAISIGVVILILRALLVKDRPPKEKVQNA; encoded by the coding sequence GTGAGTGAATTGGTGACCCGCACCCGTCCCACCTTCGGCCTGCTGACGGCGGCCCTCATCTTCCTCGCCGACCAGCTCAGCAAGTGGCTGGTGGCGGGCCCGCTGGCGCTTCGCGAAGAGGGCGACCGTTTGCTTCTGCTGCCCTTCTTCGACCTGCTGCGAGTGCATAATCACGGCATCTCGCTCGGGCTGCTGACGGCGTCCAGCAACGCCAGCCGTTGGCTGCTGGTGCTGTTCACCGCTGGTATCGCGGTGTTGGTCGCAGTGTGGTTGTTCCGCGAGCCGAAGCGTGGCGACCAGCTTGCGCTGGGCATGGTGCTGGGCGGCGCGCTCGGCAACATCATCGACCGTTCGCGCTATGGCTATGTGCTCGATTTCGCTGACTTTCATCTGCGCGGCGTTCCGCAAGCACTATGCCCCAGCTTCGACAATGGAGTGTGCCGGCCGTTTCTGGTCTTCAATGTCGCGGACGCAGCGATTAGTATCGGCGTCGTGATCCTGATATTACGGGCTCTGCTGGTGAAAGACCGGCCGCCCAAGGAGAAAGTTCAAAATGCGTAA